Proteins from a single region of Pseudorasbora parva isolate DD20220531a chromosome 22, ASM2467924v1, whole genome shotgun sequence:
- the LOC137058283 gene encoding GTPase IMAP family member 4-like: MEEELRAVVLGWQKSDKASVINSILGDEVASDKHFVKSVRKDGEANGRKITLINTPCWWENFGLQDSPEVVKQELVCSVFKCPPGPHVFLLVINLSLPFTEENRLSIEKHISLFGERIWRHTVVLFTQADSLKDKYTEQRIKNQDLQQIIQRCGERYHLFDLNNKSVAVKELLIKIDDVVAANDGKTFETHDEMLQEIKRNENEERAEARQKKMQDKRNRLNDIEEAVAPLSKLRIVLLGWIMSGKSSTANTIFNQEIFQIEKAQTHTNHTGDVHGREISVLDTPGCWKYLSSKFNPKFAQDTILESISQSQHMQFPHAMILVIPVDTSFKNEQKRIIEEYMAVFGEDVWRHTVVLFTWGDRFPDVSIEQHIESEGEALQWLIEKCRNRYHVFDNTDKKNRAQVAELLQKIDEMVAENSLYCLKSQCAAEVDVHETDTQQDEESSLNTDQLLKMMYQEMKNRRKETKRKLKELGMNFTDVDSIDMPPNMSDDKLMEKIRREVRRWEAIIMDGMLNIQNSEASYGTEAMVLRWLQKCEEYSSSKTSGYETSSELSDL; encoded by the exons ATGGAAGAAG aaCTGAGAGCCGTTGTTCTGGGATGGCAGAAATCTGACAAAGCCTCAGTCATCAACAGCATTTTAGGTGATGAAGTTGCATCCGACAAACATTTTGTGAAGTCTGTGAGGAAAGATGGTGAAGCGAACGGGAGGAAGATAACTCTGATTAACACGCCATGCTGGTGGGAGAATTTTGGTTTGCAAGATTCTCCCGAGGTTGTCAAACAGGAACTGGTTTGCAGTGTCTTCAAGTGTCCACCAGGGCCTCATGTCTTTCTACTGGTCATTAATCTCAGTTTGCCTTTCACTGAAGAAAACAGACTCAGCATTGAGAAGCACATCAGTCTGTTTGGAGAGAGAATCTGGAGACACACTGTAGTGCTCTTTACACAAGCCGATTCCCTGAAGGACAAATACACCGAGCAGCGCATAAAGAATCAAGATCTGCAGCAGATCATACAGAGATGTGGAGAAAGATATCACCTTTTTGATCTCAACAACAAAAGTGTTGCAGTCAAAGAACTACTAATCAAGATTGATGATGTTGTGGCAGCAAACGATGGCAAGACTTTTGAAACACATGATGAGATGCTACAAGAGATAAAGAGAAATGAAAATGAAGAAAGAGCAGAAGCCAGACAAAAAAAGATGCAGGACAAAAGAAACCGGCTGAATGACATAG AAGAAGCTGTGGCTCCGCTCtcaaaactgagaatcgtattgCTGGGTTGGATTATGTCTGGAAAGAGTTCAACCGCAAACACCATCTTCAATCAAGAAATATTTCAGATAGAAAAGGCACAGACGCATACAAACCATACTGGTGACGTACATGGCAGAGAAATATCTGTGTTGGACACCCCAGGCTGCTGGAAGTATTTATCATCTAAATTCAACCCAAAGTTTGCTCAGGACACAATCCTGGAGAGCAtaagccaatcacaacacatgcaaTTCCCTCACGCCATGATCCTGGTGATTCCTGTTGATACTTCGTTCAAGAATGAACAGAAAAGAATCATTGAAGAGTATATGGCTGTTTTCGGAGAAGACGTCTGGAGACACACCGTAGTTCTGTTCACATGGGGCGACAGGTTTCCAGACGTATCGATCGAGCAGCACATCGAGAGTGAAGGGGAAGCCCTGCAGTGGCTGATTGAGAAATGCAGGAACAGATATCACGTCTTTGACAACACAGACAAGAAGAATCGAGCTCAGGTCGCAGAGCTGCTCCAGAAGATTGATGAGATGGTGGCAGAAAACAGTCTGTACTGTCTGAAATCTCAGTGTGCTGCAGAAGTGGATGTCCATGAGACTGATACACAGCAAGATGAAGAAAGTAGTCTGAACACTGACCAGTTACTGAAAATGATGTACCAGGAGATGAAAAACAGGCGTAAAGAGACAAAACGAAAGCTAAAAGAATTAGGGATGAATTTCACTGATGTCGATAGCATAGATATGCCTCCAAATA TGTCGGATGATAAACTCATGGAGAAGATAAGGAGAGAAGTAAGAAGATGGGAAGCAATAATAATGGATGGGATGTTGAACATTCAGAATTCTGAAGCATCATATG GTACAGAGGCAATGGTGTTGAGGTGGCTTCAGAaatgtgaggaatacagctcatcTAAAACATCCGGATATGAAACAAGCTCAGAACTCAGTGATCTCTAG